The window TTGGTCAATATTCATCATAGTCAGTCCTTAACGATTAGCTCTAGTCCAAGGGGAGTTTTCAAGTCCTAATAGGTAACGTACGCCACCAATGAAGTTGGCATAATGACCAACGATTAAATAGGAAATTAAAGAAACAGGTTTGTTGATGAGTCTGCTAGGCAAGATGCAACCAAGTACACCAATGCTGTAAACAAACACTTGTGCCCAAAGAAGTACTTCAAACAATAGATATTCGTTGAGTAATATTGAGCATATTAAGCACACAATCATTAGATATGGGGTTAACAGTCGTAGCCCTTTTCCTGAAAAGAACGCAAAAGCGATGCCCTTAAATTTAGGGCTGAACAGGCCAAATAATCGTATGGCTTGTTGCATGTTGCCTGCAGAGATTCGCAGCCGTCTATTGAAGTCAGTCTTAAGATTTGACTCTTCCAGCTCCAGTGCAACCATCTGTGTTTCGTATTCTGCAATGTAGCCTTGTTTGACTATCTGCATTGGTAAAATGAAATCGTCGTTAATGGTATTAAGTGGTAGTGGAGTGAACAATGCCGTTCTGAACAGATAAAAAGCACCGTGCGAACCTAAACTTGAACCAAATGACGCTTCGCACTCTTTCACTGATGTTTGATACTGCCAATATGCATCTTCGCCTACATTACCTGTTGGACATAATTGATAGGTTGCGTTTACCACACCAACCGCGTCACTTTCAAAGTGAGCAGCAGCAATCAACAGTGCATCTAATGAAATCAGGGCAGACACGTCACTGAGCGCTGTAATATTGCTGGTAATATTAGTCACTTCTTCATTGAGTACCGCCACTTTACCTCTGTTTTGAACATGGTCGTGTATCTCAAAGTGAATGTCGCTACACATTGCTTCTTGGATGGTCATTTGGGCGATGTTTACTGTGTCGTCGGTACAGCCATCGCAAGCAATCACGACACGCAGTTTCGTTCTTGGGTAATCTAACGCCGCTAAGTTACGAATCTTATCGGCAATCCATTGTTCTTCGTTAAACGCAGGAACAAGGACGGTGACGGTTGGAAGTGTGCAATCCTGTTGTTCATCTTTGTAACAACGAGAGCTTTCGCTCACAGTACGCGCTGGATGATGTCTTGCATACCAACGCAGCAGTATTGGATACGCCGCGTGATGATAAACAATCAAGGCTCCAGAAAATAAACATAGGCTCGCAAGCAAAAGGTCAATCATGCGCATACTCCCTTTGAAATATCGTCGTAAGATTCAACCATCTTCACTATGTCAAAATTATCTAACACATAAGTACGAGGCGATAAGAATCGTTCGTGTTGGTTGTCTAGTAGCGCGCTAGCTAATCCCGTAATACTCCCTTTATTCACAAGCGTTCCACTGACTGGACATAAGGTTTCATCAACGGCACCTACATTCATCGCAACGGTAGGGACGTTACATGCCTGTGCCTCAAGAGTTGAAAGCGGTAACCCTTCATGACGTGAAGGTAAGCAGAAAGTATCCAGAGCGCCGTAAAAAGTAGTCATGTCTTCAACTAGACCAAGAAAGATAACGCGATCATTAAGGTTTAGTCTGTTGGTCAGTTGCGCTAATTTTTTTTGTTTGGAACCGCCACCTGCAAATACGACAACCATATTTTGGGGCAGTAGTGCGAGGGCTTTGATGAGTTGGTCTTGGCCTTTAACGTGTTCCAATCGGCCTGCACAACCAATCATGTGCTTGTCTTGTGGTAGATTTAACGCTGTTCTCGCATCTATCTTAGACATCGGCTTGAATTTGTTGCAATCAACGCCGTTCTTGATGGTAATGATGTTCTCGTATGAGAAAGCAGAACGGAGTTGTTTGTAAACACGAGTTGCGTCAGCGACCAATGTTGGTTGAGCGGCTTTAAGCGCTAATGCCTGTAAGCGTCGGCGCTTGTCATCTTGAAGGTGCCAAGCGTCATGCTCAGTATGAATTCGCGTTGGAACACCTGATACACGAGCAGCGTAACCCGCATAGAGTAGAGGGCCTATGTGATGAGTGTGAACAACATCAGGGCGAATGCCTCTAAACGCTTTGATGAGTTTTATGATGATGTTGAATTGAACACCGGGCTCTTTGTCTAAAAACACAATTTGATTGTGGTAAGGCTGAAGCTTCGGCCAGTTCTTGATGGATTCGTCTTTGGTACCTTCAATACTGACGATCAACACTTGATCAACTGGCTTAGCAAGGCGCAGAAGATCCAGAGTTAACGTCTCCAAACCGCCAGGAGCAAGGTGCTGAACAACATGTATTATCTTTTTGCCATTCTTTGTGTTTTGCTTTCCCATAATATTGCTCCCTTCAGTAACGCTCTAATGTTGCAACCTAGCTTTCTGTTTCGTTCTGTTGTTACCATTGCACGTGCCGTGCCAGTTAATTATTTGATGATTTTCAAGCGGTTATGGATGATTGAAGTTGAGGGTAAGGCAATTCTCAAAATAGGAATCAAAACAGAATCTGTGGTTGAAAGAATGATAAGAAAATCGGAGAGTTAATGGTCAAAGTGAAACTGGCTATTAGAACCAACACAATTAAAAACACCAGCGCGAGGCTGGCGTTTTCATTTGTGTTTAGTTATTTCTGGTGATGGCGAGAGTGCTTTGTGGCTAACTCATTCGAGGAATAACAGTAATAACGGGCACCCCCATGATGTCTTCAATTTCATCTTTTCGTTTGATTGATGAATCAAAGAGTTCGAACAATATCGCCAAACCTGTTCCTAAGCCGATCCCAGCAACTAGACCTGCAAGAATGAAGATGAATGCCGGCATGTTAGACTTGATGCTGGGTGTAAAGGGTAAATCGATAATCTTCACACGTTTGTTTTGTTCAAAAACACCTAATGATCCGGTTAATTGCGCCATCTCGTAACGTTCGGTGAGTTCATCGTAAAGCTGACGTTTAATATTCACATCACGTTGCAAGCGATACATCTCTTTTGCGTTCTCACCAAAGTTATTCGCTTTGTTTTCCAATTCAAAAATCATTGTACGAAGGCTTTTGGTTTCTTCGGTTAAAGACTCATAACGAGCTCGAACCAATTGCAAGCTGTGGAGCTGTGTCACTAACAAAGGTTGAATGTCGGAAAGCTTGTTTAATGTCGTGCTACTCGCGATGTCCCACAATTGATCGCTGTTCATGCCAGGTTGTTTTTGTTCCAACAGCGCTTTTCGTTCATTCTCAAGTCTTTCTAGTTCACGAACTTTGGCTTGCACTGCACTGTGCTGGTTCGTGTATTTGGCTTGTAGCAGGGTAAGCGCACTTCGAATATCGATGATCTGATCTTCTAAACGTCCGATAACTGGGTTTGTTTTTGAGAGTTGTTGGTCAATTGACCCCAAGCTTTTTTGTACACCTGATAGCTCTGCTTCTTTCTCTGCAAGTGTTTGTTTTAACGACGCTAATCGGTTTAAACTTTGGCTCTGAACTTCAGGTGTCGAATGTACGTTCTCGTTCACGTACAGCGCCAGCGCTTCTTCCGCTTGTCTAAGCTCGGCGCTTCGTTCATCGATGTGGATTTTAAGGAAACTACTGGAGTCTTGAATCGAAGAACGTTCTGGTGCCAATAACTGCTCGATAAAATGTTCACTGACAGAGCGAAGTGTGTCCTCCATACCTATAGGCGTATCCGAGCTTAGGCTTATCTTTAGAAAATCTTTCCCTAATTGTGTGACTGATAAACGTTGTGATAGGTCGGTAATGATTTCTTGTTTCTCTACATTCGACATT of the Vibrio lentus genome contains:
- a CDS encoding glycosyltransferase, which gives rise to MGKQNTKNGKKIIHVVQHLAPGGLETLTLDLLRLAKPVDQVLIVSIEGTKDESIKNWPKLQPYHNQIVFLDKEPGVQFNIIIKLIKAFRGIRPDVVHTHHIGPLLYAGYAARVSGVPTRIHTEHDAWHLQDDKRRRLQALALKAAQPTLVADATRVYKQLRSAFSYENIITIKNGVDCNKFKPMSKIDARTALNLPQDKHMIGCAGRLEHVKGQDQLIKALALLPQNMVVVFAGGGSKQKKLAQLTNRLNLNDRVIFLGLVEDMTTFYGALDTFCLPSRHEGLPLSTLEAQACNVPTVAMNVGAVDETLCPVSGTLVNKGSITGLASALLDNQHERFLSPRTYVLDNFDIVKMVESYDDISKGVCA
- a CDS encoding GumC family protein, which encodes MNNLKLRLLVLLNAAWRQRYVILVPILILPFVGFGVSKLAPTKYDAHTSMLIQETAKMNPFLEDIAVSTMLKDRMSALRTLLHSRHVLYSVAQELELTSPEMSNVEKQEIITDLSQRLSVTQLGKDFLKISLSSDTPIGMEDTLRSVSEHFIEQLLAPERSSIQDSSSFLKIHIDERSAELRQAEEALALYVNENVHSTPEVQSQSLNRLASLKQTLAEKEAELSGVQKSLGSIDQQLSKTNPVIGRLEDQIIDIRSALTLLQAKYTNQHSAVQAKVRELERLENERKALLEQKQPGMNSDQLWDIASSTTLNKLSDIQPLLVTQLHSLQLVRARYESLTEETKSLRTMIFELENKANNFGENAKEMYRLQRDVNIKRQLYDELTERYEMAQLTGSLGVFEQNKRVKIIDLPFTPSIKSNMPAFIFILAGLVAGIGLGTGLAILFELFDSSIKRKDEIEDIMGVPVITVIPRMS
- a CDS encoding glycosyltransferase family 2 protein, giving the protein MIDLLLASLCLFSGALIVYHHAAYPILLRWYARHHPARTVSESSRCYKDEQQDCTLPTVTVLVPAFNEEQWIADKIRNLAALDYPRTKLRVVIACDGCTDDTVNIAQMTIQEAMCSDIHFEIHDHVQNRGKVAVLNEEVTNITSNITALSDVSALISLDALLIAAAHFESDAVGVVNATYQLCPTGNVGEDAYWQYQTSVKECEASFGSSLGSHGAFYLFRTALFTPLPLNTINDDFILPMQIVKQGYIAEYETQMVALELEESNLKTDFNRRLRISAGNMQQAIRLFGLFSPKFKGIAFAFFSGKGLRLLTPYLMIVCLICSILLNEYLLFEVLLWAQVFVYSIGVLGCILPSRLINKPVSLISYLIVGHYANFIGGVRYLLGLENSPWTRANR